A genomic stretch from Arachis stenosperma cultivar V10309 chromosome 3, arast.V10309.gnm1.PFL2, whole genome shotgun sequence includes:
- the LOC130969852 gene encoding phytochrome E isoform X2 — MNMERTLAQYSADAEILAEFEQSNVSGKSFDYSKSVVDPPKSVSEEKMTAYLSRIQRGGLIQPFGCMLAVEEPTFNIIGYSQNSFHLLGVKTQSDTEELMGGLLGVDATTLFTPASGASLAKAVASREISLLNPVWVYARATQKPFYAILHRIDVGVVIDLEPARSSDPALSFAGAVQSQKLAVRAISRLQSLPGGDIGLLCDSVVGEVQKLTGYDRVMVYKFYEDDHGEVVSEIRRLDLESYLGLHYPATDIPQASRFLFKQNRVRMICDCNAKPVKVTQNQELSQPLCLVNSTLRAPHGCHTQYMANMGSIASLVMSIVVNTKDSMKLWGLLVCHHTAPRYVPFPVRYACEFLMQAFGVQLYMEIQLAAQMAEKKILKTQTLLCDMLLRDAPFGIVTQSPNIKDLVKCDGAALYYDGNCWLLGTTPSESQVKDIAEWLLSTHGDSTGLSTDSLADAGYPGAVLLGDAVCGMAMARISSRHFLFWFRSHTAKEVKWGGAKHHPEDKDDGWKMNPRSSFKAFLEVVKSKSSPWEASEINAIHSLQLIIRDSFHNSENSGIKAMNYIQRSDASSGGIDELSSVAFEMVRLIETATVPIFGVDTGGLINGWNVKIAELTGLLANEAIGKSLVNEVAHADSRNNLENIQSKALQGLEDKNFELKLKHFGNQQENGVVYLIVNACTSRDYTNAVVGVCFVGQDITCEKVVLDKFVKLEGDYKAIIQSLNPLIPPIFASDESACCSEWNAAMERITGWKRDEVIGKLLPGEIFGSFVRLKGQDTLTNFMILLYRGISGQEFEKFPFGFFDRNGEFIEAYITANKRIDTSGNMIGCFCFLQIVSRDPNQPSDGQNLPQGRKSISESKEFAYILQEMMNPLNGIRFTHKLLEKTAVSESQKQFLDTSAACERQIMAIIEETYIGSIKEGSVQLNMEEFLLGSILDAIVSQVMLLVRGKSLQLFHEIPDEMKTLALYGDQIKLQVVLSDILLNVVNHTPSPNGWVEIKISPGLKIIQDGHEFIHLKFRMSHSGQGLPSNTLQDMFEEGNQWTTQEGLGLYMSRKMLSRMNGHVHYAREQNKCYFLIDLELRTRKERQRNLQAETSMLS, encoded by the exons ATGAACATGGAGAGAACACTTGCACAGTACAGTGCAGACGCTGAGATTCTTGCAGAGTTCGAGCAATCAAACGTGTCCGGTAAATCATTTGACTACTCAAAGTCAGTGGTTGACCCACCGAAATCAGTCTCTGAGGAGAAGATGACTGCCTACTTGTCAAGAATCCAAAGGGGCGGACTCATCCAGCCCTTTGGCTGCATGCTGGCAGTCGAAGAACCGACTTTCAACATCATTGGCTACAGCCAGAATTCATTTCACCTCTTGGGTGTCAAGACTCAGTCCGACACCGAAGAGTTAATGGGTGGTCTTCTTGGAGTTGATGCCACTACACTCTTTACTCCTGCTTCCGGGGCTTCGCTTGCAAAAGCTGTGGCATCGAGGGAAATCTCGCTTCTTAATCCTGTTTGGGTGTACGCAAGGGCAACGCAGAAGCCGTTTTACGCGATACTTCACCGGATTGATGTCGGAGTTGTGATAGATTTGGAACCTGCAAGGTCTAGTGACCCTGCATTGTCGTTCGCAGGAGCGGTTCAGTCGCAGAAGCTAGCCGTTAGAGCGATTTCTCGGCTGCAATCGCTTCCCGGCGGAGACATTGGTCTTCTGTGTGACTCTGTTGTAGGGGAAGTTCAAAAGCTTACCGGATATGACAGAGTTATGGTGTATAAATTCTACGAGGACGATCACGGGGAGGTTGTTTCGGAGATTAGGAGGTTGGATTTGGAGTCTTATTTGGGCCTGCACTACCCTGCCACTGATATCCCTCAAGCCTCAAGATTCTTGTTCAAGCAAAATCGCGTTCGGATGATTTGTGATTGTAATGCTAAGCCGGTTAAGGTAACTCAGAACCAAGAGTTGAGTCAACCACTTTGCTTGGTGAACTCAACTCTGAGGGCGCCACATGGTTGTCACACGCAGTACATGGCTAACATGGGCTCCATTGCTTCTCTGGTTATGTCAATTGTGGTAAATACCAAAGATTCCATGAAGCTATGGGGTTTGCTAGTGTGCCATCACACTGCGCCGCGCTATGTGCCTTTTCCGGTTCGCTACGCTTGTGAATTTCTTATGCAGGCTTTTGGAGTGCAGCTTTACATGGAGATTCAGTTAGCAGCGCAAATGGCAGAGAAAAAGATTCTCAAGACACAAACTTTGCTGTGTGACATGCTCCTTCGCGACGCGCCGTTTGGGATTGTTACTCAGTCTCCTAATATCAAGGATCTTGTCAAGTGTGATGGGGCTGCCCTGTATTATGATGGGAACTGTTGGTTGTTAGGCACAACGCCGTCGGAATCACAGGTAAAAGACATTGCTGAATGGTTGCTTAGTACTCACGGTGACTCGACCGGTTTGAGTACAGACAGTTTGGCTGATGCTGGTTATCCTGGGGCTGTTTTACTTGGGGATGCAGTGTGTGGCATGGCGATGGCGCGAATCAGTTCGAGGCATTTCTTGTTCTGGTTCCGATCTCACACTGCTAAGGAAGTTAAGTGGGGAGGGGCCAAACACCATCCTGAGGATAAGGATGATGGATGGAAAATGAATCCAAGATCATCATTCAAAGCATTTCTTGAAGTTGTTAAGAGCAAAAGTTCGCCTTGGGAGGCTTCCGAAATCAATGCTATTCACTCATTGCAACTTATAATTAGAGATTCATTTCACAATTCAGAGAATAGTGGTATTAAGGCTATGAACTACATACAGAGAAGTGATGCTTCGAGTGGTGGGATTGATGAGCTAAGTTCAGTAGCATTTGAAATGGTGAGGTTAATTGAGACGGCAACTGTGCCGATTTTCGGGGTTGACACAGGTGGCCTAATCAATGGTTGGAATGTGAAAATTGCGGAATTGACAGGTTTGCTGGCAAATGAAGCTATTGGAAAATCACTAGTGAATGAAGTAGCGCATGCAGACTCGCGCAACAATCTTGAAAATATTCAAAGTAAAGCCCTGCAAG GCTTAGAAGACAAGAATTTTGAGTTGAAATTGAAACATTTTGGGAATCAACAAGAAAATGGAGTTGTATATCTCATAGTGAATGCTTGCACAAGTAGAGATTACACAAATGCTGTTGTTGGGGTATGCTTTGTAggccaagatatcacttgtgaGAAAGTTGTTCTGGACAAATTTGTCAAGTTGGAAGGTGATTACAAAGCTATCATACAGAGTCTCAATCCGCTGATTCCGCCGATATTTGCTTCTGACGAGAGCGCCTGCTGCTCCGAATGGAATGCAGCCATGGAAAGGATAACTGGCTGGAAGAGAGACGAAGTCATAGGAAAACTTCTTCCCGGGGAAATCTTTGGAAGCTTTGTTAGACTGAAAGGTCAAGATACACTGACTAACTTCATGATCTTGCTTTACCGGGGAATTAGCGGACAAGAATTCGAGAAGTTTCCCTTCGGATTTTTTGATAGGAACGGAGAGTTTATAGAGGCTTACATCACTGCTAACAAGAGGATCGATACGAGTGGGAACATGATTGGCTGTTTCTGCTTCTTGCAGATTGTATCTCGCGATCCGAATCAGCCTTCGGATGGACAAAATCTTCCTCAAGGGAGGAAGAGTATATCTGAGTCTAAGGAGTTTGCTTATATATTACAAGAGATGATGAATCCTTTAAACGGTATTCGGTTTACGCATAAGCTTCTGGAGAAAACAGCTGTCTCAGAAAGCCAGAAACAGTTTCTTGACACTAGTGCTGCTTGTGAAAGACAGATAATGGCAATTATTGAGGAAACATACATAGGAAGTATCAAAGAAGG CAGTGTGCAGCTAAACATGGAGGAATTTCTTCTTGGGAGTATTCTAGATGCCATTGTGAGTCAAGTGATGCTGTTGGTGAGAGGAAAAAGCTTGCAGCTGTTTCATGAAATTCCTGATGAAATGAAAACTCTTGCTCTGTATGGTGATCAAATAAAGCTTCAAGTGGTCTTATCTGACATTCTGCTTAATGTAGTCAACCATACACCATCTCCAAATGGCTGGGTTGAAATCAAGATTTCACCTGGTTTGAAGATAATTCAGGACGGCCATGAGTTTATCCATTTGAAGTTCAG AATGAGCCATTCCGGTCAAGGTCTTCCTTCTAACACACTTCAGGATATGTTTGAAGAAGGGAATCAATGGACTACACAAGAAGGTTTAGGGCTATATATGTCAAGAAAAATGCTTAGTAGGATGAATGGTCATGTTCACTATGCGAGAGAACAAAATAAGTGCTACTTCCTCATTGATCTTGAACttagaacaagaaaagaaaggcAAAGGAATTTGCAAGCGGAGACAAGCATGTTGAGttaa
- the LOC130969852 gene encoding phytochrome E isoform X3, producing the protein MNMERTLAQYSADAEILAEFEQSNVSGKSFDYSKSVVDPPKSVSEEKMTAYLSRIQRGGLIQPFGCMLAVEEPTFNIIGYSQNSFHLLGVKTQSDTEELMGGLLGVDATTLFTPASGASLAKAVASREISLLNPVWVYARATQKPFYAILHRIDVGVVIDLEPARSSDPALSFAGAVQSQKLAVRAISRLQSLPGGDIGLLCDSVVGEVQKLTGYDRVMVYKFYEDDHGEVVSEIRRLDLESYLGLHYPATDIPQASRFLFKQNRVRMICDCNAKPVKVTQNQELSQPLCLVNSTLRAPHGCHTQYMANMGSIASLVMSIVVNTKDSMKLWGLLVCHHTAPRYVPFPVRYACEFLMQAFGVQLYMEIQLAAQMAEKKILKTQTLLCDMLLRDAPFGIVTQSPNIKDLVKCDGAALYYDGNCWLLGTTPSESQVKDIAEWLLSTHGDSTGLSTDSLADAGYPGAVLLGDAVCGMAMARISSRHFLFWFRSHTAKEVKWGGAKHHPEDKDDGWKMNPRSSFKAFLEVVKSKSSPWEASEINAIHSLQLIIRDSFHNSENSGIKAMNYIQRSDASSGGIDELSSVAFEMVRLIETATVPIFGVDTGGLINGWNVKIAELTGLLANEAIGKSLVNEVAHADSRNNLENIQSKALQGLEDKNFELKLKHFGNQQENGVVYLIVNACTSRDYTNAVVGVCFVGQDITCEKVVLDKFVKLEGDYKAIIQSLNPLIPPIFASDESACCSEWNAAMERITGWKRDEVIGKLLPGEIFGSFVRLKGQDTLTNFMILLYRGISGQEFEKFPFGFFDRNGEFIEAYITANKRIDTSGNMIGCFCFLQIVSRDPNQPSDGQNLPQGRKSISESKEFAYILQEMMNPLNGIRFTHKLLEKTAVSESQKQFLDTSAACERQIMAIIEETYIGSIKEGVQLNMEEFLLGSILDAIVSQVMLLVRGKSLQLFHEIPDEMKTLALYGDQIKLQVVLSDILLNVVNHTPSPNGWVEIKISPGLKIIQDGHEFIHLKFRMSHSGQGLPSNTLQDMFEEGNQWTTQEGLGLYMSRKMLSRMNGHVHYAREQNKCYFLIDLELRTRKERQRNLQAETSMLS; encoded by the exons ATGAACATGGAGAGAACACTTGCACAGTACAGTGCAGACGCTGAGATTCTTGCAGAGTTCGAGCAATCAAACGTGTCCGGTAAATCATTTGACTACTCAAAGTCAGTGGTTGACCCACCGAAATCAGTCTCTGAGGAGAAGATGACTGCCTACTTGTCAAGAATCCAAAGGGGCGGACTCATCCAGCCCTTTGGCTGCATGCTGGCAGTCGAAGAACCGACTTTCAACATCATTGGCTACAGCCAGAATTCATTTCACCTCTTGGGTGTCAAGACTCAGTCCGACACCGAAGAGTTAATGGGTGGTCTTCTTGGAGTTGATGCCACTACACTCTTTACTCCTGCTTCCGGGGCTTCGCTTGCAAAAGCTGTGGCATCGAGGGAAATCTCGCTTCTTAATCCTGTTTGGGTGTACGCAAGGGCAACGCAGAAGCCGTTTTACGCGATACTTCACCGGATTGATGTCGGAGTTGTGATAGATTTGGAACCTGCAAGGTCTAGTGACCCTGCATTGTCGTTCGCAGGAGCGGTTCAGTCGCAGAAGCTAGCCGTTAGAGCGATTTCTCGGCTGCAATCGCTTCCCGGCGGAGACATTGGTCTTCTGTGTGACTCTGTTGTAGGGGAAGTTCAAAAGCTTACCGGATATGACAGAGTTATGGTGTATAAATTCTACGAGGACGATCACGGGGAGGTTGTTTCGGAGATTAGGAGGTTGGATTTGGAGTCTTATTTGGGCCTGCACTACCCTGCCACTGATATCCCTCAAGCCTCAAGATTCTTGTTCAAGCAAAATCGCGTTCGGATGATTTGTGATTGTAATGCTAAGCCGGTTAAGGTAACTCAGAACCAAGAGTTGAGTCAACCACTTTGCTTGGTGAACTCAACTCTGAGGGCGCCACATGGTTGTCACACGCAGTACATGGCTAACATGGGCTCCATTGCTTCTCTGGTTATGTCAATTGTGGTAAATACCAAAGATTCCATGAAGCTATGGGGTTTGCTAGTGTGCCATCACACTGCGCCGCGCTATGTGCCTTTTCCGGTTCGCTACGCTTGTGAATTTCTTATGCAGGCTTTTGGAGTGCAGCTTTACATGGAGATTCAGTTAGCAGCGCAAATGGCAGAGAAAAAGATTCTCAAGACACAAACTTTGCTGTGTGACATGCTCCTTCGCGACGCGCCGTTTGGGATTGTTACTCAGTCTCCTAATATCAAGGATCTTGTCAAGTGTGATGGGGCTGCCCTGTATTATGATGGGAACTGTTGGTTGTTAGGCACAACGCCGTCGGAATCACAGGTAAAAGACATTGCTGAATGGTTGCTTAGTACTCACGGTGACTCGACCGGTTTGAGTACAGACAGTTTGGCTGATGCTGGTTATCCTGGGGCTGTTTTACTTGGGGATGCAGTGTGTGGCATGGCGATGGCGCGAATCAGTTCGAGGCATTTCTTGTTCTGGTTCCGATCTCACACTGCTAAGGAAGTTAAGTGGGGAGGGGCCAAACACCATCCTGAGGATAAGGATGATGGATGGAAAATGAATCCAAGATCATCATTCAAAGCATTTCTTGAAGTTGTTAAGAGCAAAAGTTCGCCTTGGGAGGCTTCCGAAATCAATGCTATTCACTCATTGCAACTTATAATTAGAGATTCATTTCACAATTCAGAGAATAGTGGTATTAAGGCTATGAACTACATACAGAGAAGTGATGCTTCGAGTGGTGGGATTGATGAGCTAAGTTCAGTAGCATTTGAAATGGTGAGGTTAATTGAGACGGCAACTGTGCCGATTTTCGGGGTTGACACAGGTGGCCTAATCAATGGTTGGAATGTGAAAATTGCGGAATTGACAGGTTTGCTGGCAAATGAAGCTATTGGAAAATCACTAGTGAATGAAGTAGCGCATGCAGACTCGCGCAACAATCTTGAAAATATTCAAAGTAAAGCCCTGCAAG GCTTAGAAGACAAGAATTTTGAGTTGAAATTGAAACATTTTGGGAATCAACAAGAAAATGGAGTTGTATATCTCATAGTGAATGCTTGCACAAGTAGAGATTACACAAATGCTGTTGTTGGGGTATGCTTTGTAggccaagatatcacttgtgaGAAAGTTGTTCTGGACAAATTTGTCAAGTTGGAAGGTGATTACAAAGCTATCATACAGAGTCTCAATCCGCTGATTCCGCCGATATTTGCTTCTGACGAGAGCGCCTGCTGCTCCGAATGGAATGCAGCCATGGAAAGGATAACTGGCTGGAAGAGAGACGAAGTCATAGGAAAACTTCTTCCCGGGGAAATCTTTGGAAGCTTTGTTAGACTGAAAGGTCAAGATACACTGACTAACTTCATGATCTTGCTTTACCGGGGAATTAGCGGACAAGAATTCGAGAAGTTTCCCTTCGGATTTTTTGATAGGAACGGAGAGTTTATAGAGGCTTACATCACTGCTAACAAGAGGATCGATACGAGTGGGAACATGATTGGCTGTTTCTGCTTCTTGCAGATTGTATCTCGCGATCCGAATCAGCCTTCGGATGGACAAAATCTTCCTCAAGGGAGGAAGAGTATATCTGAGTCTAAGGAGTTTGCTTATATATTACAAGAGATGATGAATCCTTTAAACGGTATTCGGTTTACGCATAAGCTTCTGGAGAAAACAGCTGTCTCAGAAAGCCAGAAACAGTTTCTTGACACTAGTGCTGCTTGTGAAAGACAGATAATGGCAATTATTGAGGAAACATACATAGGAAGTATCAAAGAAGG TGTGCAGCTAAACATGGAGGAATTTCTTCTTGGGAGTATTCTAGATGCCATTGTGAGTCAAGTGATGCTGTTGGTGAGAGGAAAAAGCTTGCAGCTGTTTCATGAAATTCCTGATGAAATGAAAACTCTTGCTCTGTATGGTGATCAAATAAAGCTTCAAGTGGTCTTATCTGACATTCTGCTTAATGTAGTCAACCATACACCATCTCCAAATGGCTGGGTTGAAATCAAGATTTCACCTGGTTTGAAGATAATTCAGGACGGCCATGAGTTTATCCATTTGAAGTTCAG AATGAGCCATTCCGGTCAAGGTCTTCCTTCTAACACACTTCAGGATATGTTTGAAGAAGGGAATCAATGGACTACACAAGAAGGTTTAGGGCTATATATGTCAAGAAAAATGCTTAGTAGGATGAATGGTCATGTTCACTATGCGAGAGAACAAAATAAGTGCTACTTCCTCATTGATCTTGAACttagaacaagaaaagaaaggcAAAGGAATTTGCAAGCGGAGACAAGCATGTTGAGttaa
- the LOC130969852 gene encoding phytochrome E isoform X1 → MNMERTLAQYSADAEILAEFEQSNVSGKSFDYSKSVVDPPKSVSEEKMTAYLSRIQRGGLIQPFGCMLAVEEPTFNIIGYSQNSFHLLGVKTQSDTEELMGGLLGVDATTLFTPASGASLAKAVASREISLLNPVWVYARATQKPFYAILHRIDVGVVIDLEPARSSDPALSFAGAVQSQKLAVRAISRLQSLPGGDIGLLCDSVVGEVQKLTGYDRVMVYKFYEDDHGEVVSEIRRLDLESYLGLHYPATDIPQASRFLFKQNRVRMICDCNAKPVKVTQNQELSQPLCLVNSTLRAPHGCHTQYMANMGSIASLVMSIVVNTKDSMKLWGLLVCHHTAPRYVPFPVRYACEFLMQAFGVQLYMEIQLAAQMAEKKILKTQTLLCDMLLRDAPFGIVTQSPNIKDLVKCDGAALYYDGNCWLLGTTPSESQVKDIAEWLLSTHGDSTGLSTDSLADAGYPGAVLLGDAVCGMAMARISSRHFLFWFRSHTAKEVKWGGAKHHPEDKDDGWKMNPRSSFKAFLEVVKSKSSPWEASEINAIHSLQLIIRDSFHNSENSGIKAMNYIQRSDASSGGIDELSSVAFEMVRLIETATVPIFGVDTGGLINGWNVKIAELTGLLANEAIGKSLVNEVAHADSRNNLENIQSKALQGLEDKNFELKLKHFGNQQENGVVYLIVNACTSRDYTNAVVGVCFVGQDITCEKVVLDKFVKLEGDYKAIIQSLNPLIPPIFASDESACCSEWNAAMERITGWKRDEVIGKLLPGEIFGSFVRLKGQDTLTNFMILLYRGISGQEFEKFPFGFFDRNGEFIEAYITANKRIDTSGNMIGCFCFLQIVSRDPNQPSDGQNLPQGRKSISESKEFAYILQEMMNPLNGIRFTHKLLEKTAVSESQKQFLDTSAACERQIMAIIEETYIGSIKEGSSVQLNMEEFLLGSILDAIVSQVMLLVRGKSLQLFHEIPDEMKTLALYGDQIKLQVVLSDILLNVVNHTPSPNGWVEIKISPGLKIIQDGHEFIHLKFRMSHSGQGLPSNTLQDMFEEGNQWTTQEGLGLYMSRKMLSRMNGHVHYAREQNKCYFLIDLELRTRKERQRNLQAETSMLS, encoded by the exons ATGAACATGGAGAGAACACTTGCACAGTACAGTGCAGACGCTGAGATTCTTGCAGAGTTCGAGCAATCAAACGTGTCCGGTAAATCATTTGACTACTCAAAGTCAGTGGTTGACCCACCGAAATCAGTCTCTGAGGAGAAGATGACTGCCTACTTGTCAAGAATCCAAAGGGGCGGACTCATCCAGCCCTTTGGCTGCATGCTGGCAGTCGAAGAACCGACTTTCAACATCATTGGCTACAGCCAGAATTCATTTCACCTCTTGGGTGTCAAGACTCAGTCCGACACCGAAGAGTTAATGGGTGGTCTTCTTGGAGTTGATGCCACTACACTCTTTACTCCTGCTTCCGGGGCTTCGCTTGCAAAAGCTGTGGCATCGAGGGAAATCTCGCTTCTTAATCCTGTTTGGGTGTACGCAAGGGCAACGCAGAAGCCGTTTTACGCGATACTTCACCGGATTGATGTCGGAGTTGTGATAGATTTGGAACCTGCAAGGTCTAGTGACCCTGCATTGTCGTTCGCAGGAGCGGTTCAGTCGCAGAAGCTAGCCGTTAGAGCGATTTCTCGGCTGCAATCGCTTCCCGGCGGAGACATTGGTCTTCTGTGTGACTCTGTTGTAGGGGAAGTTCAAAAGCTTACCGGATATGACAGAGTTATGGTGTATAAATTCTACGAGGACGATCACGGGGAGGTTGTTTCGGAGATTAGGAGGTTGGATTTGGAGTCTTATTTGGGCCTGCACTACCCTGCCACTGATATCCCTCAAGCCTCAAGATTCTTGTTCAAGCAAAATCGCGTTCGGATGATTTGTGATTGTAATGCTAAGCCGGTTAAGGTAACTCAGAACCAAGAGTTGAGTCAACCACTTTGCTTGGTGAACTCAACTCTGAGGGCGCCACATGGTTGTCACACGCAGTACATGGCTAACATGGGCTCCATTGCTTCTCTGGTTATGTCAATTGTGGTAAATACCAAAGATTCCATGAAGCTATGGGGTTTGCTAGTGTGCCATCACACTGCGCCGCGCTATGTGCCTTTTCCGGTTCGCTACGCTTGTGAATTTCTTATGCAGGCTTTTGGAGTGCAGCTTTACATGGAGATTCAGTTAGCAGCGCAAATGGCAGAGAAAAAGATTCTCAAGACACAAACTTTGCTGTGTGACATGCTCCTTCGCGACGCGCCGTTTGGGATTGTTACTCAGTCTCCTAATATCAAGGATCTTGTCAAGTGTGATGGGGCTGCCCTGTATTATGATGGGAACTGTTGGTTGTTAGGCACAACGCCGTCGGAATCACAGGTAAAAGACATTGCTGAATGGTTGCTTAGTACTCACGGTGACTCGACCGGTTTGAGTACAGACAGTTTGGCTGATGCTGGTTATCCTGGGGCTGTTTTACTTGGGGATGCAGTGTGTGGCATGGCGATGGCGCGAATCAGTTCGAGGCATTTCTTGTTCTGGTTCCGATCTCACACTGCTAAGGAAGTTAAGTGGGGAGGGGCCAAACACCATCCTGAGGATAAGGATGATGGATGGAAAATGAATCCAAGATCATCATTCAAAGCATTTCTTGAAGTTGTTAAGAGCAAAAGTTCGCCTTGGGAGGCTTCCGAAATCAATGCTATTCACTCATTGCAACTTATAATTAGAGATTCATTTCACAATTCAGAGAATAGTGGTATTAAGGCTATGAACTACATACAGAGAAGTGATGCTTCGAGTGGTGGGATTGATGAGCTAAGTTCAGTAGCATTTGAAATGGTGAGGTTAATTGAGACGGCAACTGTGCCGATTTTCGGGGTTGACACAGGTGGCCTAATCAATGGTTGGAATGTGAAAATTGCGGAATTGACAGGTTTGCTGGCAAATGAAGCTATTGGAAAATCACTAGTGAATGAAGTAGCGCATGCAGACTCGCGCAACAATCTTGAAAATATTCAAAGTAAAGCCCTGCAAG GCTTAGAAGACAAGAATTTTGAGTTGAAATTGAAACATTTTGGGAATCAACAAGAAAATGGAGTTGTATATCTCATAGTGAATGCTTGCACAAGTAGAGATTACACAAATGCTGTTGTTGGGGTATGCTTTGTAggccaagatatcacttgtgaGAAAGTTGTTCTGGACAAATTTGTCAAGTTGGAAGGTGATTACAAAGCTATCATACAGAGTCTCAATCCGCTGATTCCGCCGATATTTGCTTCTGACGAGAGCGCCTGCTGCTCCGAATGGAATGCAGCCATGGAAAGGATAACTGGCTGGAAGAGAGACGAAGTCATAGGAAAACTTCTTCCCGGGGAAATCTTTGGAAGCTTTGTTAGACTGAAAGGTCAAGATACACTGACTAACTTCATGATCTTGCTTTACCGGGGAATTAGCGGACAAGAATTCGAGAAGTTTCCCTTCGGATTTTTTGATAGGAACGGAGAGTTTATAGAGGCTTACATCACTGCTAACAAGAGGATCGATACGAGTGGGAACATGATTGGCTGTTTCTGCTTCTTGCAGATTGTATCTCGCGATCCGAATCAGCCTTCGGATGGACAAAATCTTCCTCAAGGGAGGAAGAGTATATCTGAGTCTAAGGAGTTTGCTTATATATTACAAGAGATGATGAATCCTTTAAACGGTATTCGGTTTACGCATAAGCTTCTGGAGAAAACAGCTGTCTCAGAAAGCCAGAAACAGTTTCTTGACACTAGTGCTGCTTGTGAAAGACAGATAATGGCAATTATTGAGGAAACATACATAGGAAGTATCAAAGAAGG CAGCAGTGTGCAGCTAAACATGGAGGAATTTCTTCTTGGGAGTATTCTAGATGCCATTGTGAGTCAAGTGATGCTGTTGGTGAGAGGAAAAAGCTTGCAGCTGTTTCATGAAATTCCTGATGAAATGAAAACTCTTGCTCTGTATGGTGATCAAATAAAGCTTCAAGTGGTCTTATCTGACATTCTGCTTAATGTAGTCAACCATACACCATCTCCAAATGGCTGGGTTGAAATCAAGATTTCACCTGGTTTGAAGATAATTCAGGACGGCCATGAGTTTATCCATTTGAAGTTCAG AATGAGCCATTCCGGTCAAGGTCTTCCTTCTAACACACTTCAGGATATGTTTGAAGAAGGGAATCAATGGACTACACAAGAAGGTTTAGGGCTATATATGTCAAGAAAAATGCTTAGTAGGATGAATGGTCATGTTCACTATGCGAGAGAACAAAATAAGTGCTACTTCCTCATTGATCTTGAACttagaacaagaaaagaaaggcAAAGGAATTTGCAAGCGGAGACAAGCATGTTGAGttaa